The Paenibacillus sp. FSL R7-0345 DNA segment TACGTTCATAAACATAAAGACGGTAATCGTAAGGGTTCTTTTCATCACGGATCCCTTGTACATTTGAAATCTCTTCCCATTCATCCCAGCGTACTTCAGGAAACTTTGTATCTCCGTCAAACTCTTTATTAATCCGGGTTACAAGCAGTTTGTCGGCATAAGGAAGCATCATCCGATAAATCTCAGACCCGCCGATTACCATCAGCTCATCCCCCTTACTCCCTTCCGCCAACGCTTCATTAAGCGTATGAATTACCTGGGCACCTTCTGCCTGAAAACCCGTATTACG contains these protein-coding regions:
- a CDS encoding dihydrofolate reductase; this translates as MSISMIWAMAANDVIGKNNDMPWHLPRDFAYFKEQTLGKRMLMGRKTWESLGGKPLKGRTSIVITRNTGFQAEGAQVIHTLNEALAEGSKGDELMVIGGSEIYRMMLPYADKLLVTRINKEFDGDTKFPEVRWDEWEEISNVQGIRDEKNPYDYRLYVYERTE